A window of Micromonospora sp. WMMC415 genomic DNA:
TCGATCCGCTCCCGCGTCGTCCCGCACGCCTCGGCGAAGCGGATCAGCAGGTCCGTGTGGCGGATGTCGGCCAGTTCCTCCTCGTACATGTTCTGGAGGAGGAAGTCCTTGGCGTCGGTGCAGGTGTCGGGGGTGTTGGCGTAGACGTAGCTCAGGTAGTCGGCGAACGGGCCCACGTAGTGGTAGTGGTTCTCCGCCCAGCGCGCGAAGTGGTGTCGCTGCAGCTTGCCGTCGGCCCATGCCTGGCTGAACGACGCGTTCTTGGCCTCCCGGCCCTTGATCGCCTCTTCGAGGGCAGCGCGGAACTCGTCGCGGGAGAGCAAGTCGGTCATCTGGTCGCCCCTCTCTCTGTGTGTCCGGTCCCGGCAGCTCAGCGTGGCGCCACGGGAATCCCTGGGGTGTCACCAACGCTAGGGAGCCGACGACTCGCGCCCCACGGTGAAGATGCACATCCTTCGCCGTGGTGTTCTGTGCAAGAAGCCCACGGAATGGTCGCCGGCCGATGTGCCATCGTGGATCGGTGGCAACGATCGACAGCGCGCCTCGGTGCCGGCTCAAGTGGGCGCCGACCAGGCGCAGCAGCGACCGGCAGCGTCGGTGGCGGGAGCGGATGGCGGTCGTGCTGGCGGTGAACAGCGGAGCCACCGACGCGATCGGGTTCCTGGTGCTCGGCGGCGCCTTCACCAGCGTGATGACCGGAAACCTCGTCCTGCTCGGGGTCGCCGCGGCCGGGCCCGACGCCGCGCTGGCCATGAACACCGGGGCGGCGATCGCCAGCTTCATCCTCGGCTGCTCGCTCGGCACGCGCATCGCCGGCACCCCGAGACCGGACGACCCGGTGTGGCCACCCGCCGTGACCCGCGCGCTGGCTGTCGAGGCGGTGGTGCTCACCGCGTACGCAGTGGGCTGGTGGGTGACCGGCGCCCAGCCGTCGGGGCAGTTGCAGCTGGCGTTGCTGGCCCTCAACGCGCTCGCGCTCGGCGTCCAGAGCAGCACCGTGCAGCGCTTCGGCGTGCCAGGCCTGTCGACCACCTACCTCACCGGGACGCTGACCACCGTGATCGCCCGACTCACCTCCGGGCACCGGCTGCGCGACGTCGCGCAGAGCGTCCTCACCCTGCTGGGGCTGATCGCGGGCGCGGCGCTGGGCGGGTTGCTCGCGGTACGCGCGCCGATGTGGGCACCCCTCGTGCAACTCGCGTCCCTCGGCATCGTGCTGGCCGCTGCCGCCGCGGCGATCCAGCCGGCGCTCGACAATCGCAATGGCGCAGCCTGTGGGCCGTGACCGGTCCGGAAGGCTCATGATCGCGCTCACGCAGGCCTCGTGCAGCCAGCCCGTGGACATCGTGACGGGCGGCAGGGAGATTCCCCATCGACCGACTCTGGGGTCTTTGCTCGAAGCCGAGTGATGAATCGGCACAAGGTTGGAGACTATGGGCGTACCCGCTCCAGTTAGGAACCAGTTTGAAACAGCGCGCCACTAAGCCGAACCCGCCCGACGGCGAGCGGTTCGAACGCCGTCTGGACTGGCTCATGGGCGCGCTGGCGCTGTTGTTCCTGGTCGTCGTCCTGGCCGAACCGCTCAGCCGGAACCCGACCCTCTCCCTCGTCCTGACCATCACCATCTACGTGTTGTGGGCGGCATTCATCGCGGAGTTCCTTCTCCGGCTGTGGATCGCTTCGGACCGCCGCCAATTCCTCAAGCGCAACTGGTGGCGGATCATCATCCTCGCGGTCCCGATCCTGCGGACCTTCGCGCTGCTGCGCGCGCTGCGGATCGCCGCGTTCGCCCAAGTGATCAGCTCCGCCGTACGCGGTTCACACTCCGTCCAACTGCTGTCCGGTCGGGTGATCCGGCTGGCCGTGTTCACTGCCATCGTCATCCTGGTCGCCACCCACCTGGTCTACCTCTCGGGCGGCTACTCGTCCTACCTCAAGGCCCTGCACGACACGGCGATCAGCGCATTCGTCGGCCAACCAATTATTGAAGGAAGCGGCGTCGGAGAGATCATCGAGGTCGTGCTCGCCGCGTACTCGGTGCTGGTCTTCGCTACGCTCGCCGGCAGCATCGGCGCGTTCTTCCTCGGCGACGACCGGGAGCGGCGCTCGGATGCGCCCGAACAACAGCGGTGACCGCACGCGCTACTCCCCCATCTCGACCCACGTCAGCGTCGTGCGCCGCAGCCAGTGGGTGCTGATCTGCTGGGCTGCCACCCCCGGCAGACGCGTGCCGATGCGCTGCCACGGGTACCCGCCACCCAACCCATCGACGGGATGACGATGGCGTCAGCCTGGCGGCTATAGCAGTCGATCGCCGCCATCCCGCAGGCCGGCGACGGTCCGCCGGTGAGGCGAGGTCCGCGACCAGCAACGCGGCCCGAGGGGTTGGCTGCCCCGGCTGGCGGCTGCCAGACACCGTAGGCGGGACGACCGGGGACACGACACCGGTGGGCACGATGGCCACCCCCGTCCGCAGACGGAGATCAACAGGGCCGGTAGGTGAGTCGCGGGGTGGTCAAACGCGCTTGACCACAAACCGCCGGAGCGAACTGATGCGCAGCGGCCCTGGCGCCCTTGACCCCCCGTTGTTGTGCAACTCGTTGCATAGGTTGATGCTCGGCATGTCGCTGGAGCACGCCATCCTCGTCTCGCTGCTGGAGCAACCCGCCTGCGGCTACGAGCTGGCCCGACGCTTCGACCGCTCGATCGGCCGTTTCTGGACCGCCACCCACCAGCAGATCTATCGCGTCTCCAAGCGGATGGAGAGCGACGAGTGGATCACCGCTGAGGAGGTCGGCCAGCCCGGGCTGCCGGATAAGAAGCTCTGGTTGGTCACCTCCACCGGGCGGTCCGCCCTGGTCGCGTGACTGCGCGCCCCGGCGCAGCCCGAGGCCGTCCGACACGAACTCGCCGTCAAGATTCGCGGTGCCGCGTTCACCGACGCTGACGGCCGGACGGCCCTCCTCGCCGAGGTCGAGCGCTACCGTGCCGACCACGCGGCCACCCTCGCCGGCTACCTGGTCGGAGAGCGCCGCGACTCGACGAGACCTCCCGGCGGCTGCTGCGCGCTACCGTCGACTGGTTCGAGCAGCGCGGCAAGCGGGCCCTGGTCGACAGCTACAACCGCCACGAGTGGTACGCCGACTTCCTCGACTTCGCCGCCGAGGAGAAGCTCTTCGCCACCTTCCTCACCCCGGCGGGCGACGGCGACGGCGCCCCGGACAAGCGCTGGGACACCGCGCGCAACGCCGCGCTCAGCGAGATCCTCAGCTTCTACGGCCTCGGCTACTGGTACGCCTGGCAGGTCACCGTGCTCGGCCTCGGGCCGGTCTGGCAGAGCGGGAACGACACCGCCCGGGCCCGCGCCGCCGCGCTGCTCGACGAGGAACACGTCATGGCCTTCGGCCTCTCCGAGCGGCCGCACGGCGCAGACATCTACTCCACCGACATGCTGCTCACCCCGACGGGCAGGGCGGCTTCCGGGTCAACAGCGGCAAGTCCTACATCGGCAATGGCAACGTCGCCGGGCTGGTCTCCGTCTTCGGCCGCCGCGTCGACATCGAAGGCCCCGAGGGGCACGTCTTCTTCGCCGCCGACAGCCGGCGCCCCGCGTACCGGCTGGTCCGCAACGTGGTCAACGCGCAGACGTACGTCAGCGAGTTCCGGCTCGAGGACTATCCGGTGCGCGCCGAGGACGTGCTGCACACCGGACCAACCTGCCTTCGACGCCGCGTTGAACACGGTCGACGTGGGCAAGTTCAACCTCTGCACGGCTTCCATCGGCATCTGTGAGCACGCCATGTACGAGGCGGTCACCCACGCCCATCACCGCATGCTCTACGGACGGCGGGTCACCGACTTCCCGCACGTGCGACGCGAACTGACCGACGCGAGACGCCCGCCTGGTGGCGATGAAGCTGTTCAGCGACCGGGCGGTCGACTACTTCCGCTCGGCAGGACCGGACGACCGGCGGTACCTGCCGTTCAACCCGATGACCAAGATGAAGGTCACCACCGAGGGCGAGAAGGTCATCGACCTGCTCTGGGACGTCATCGCCGCCAAGGGTTTCGAGGCCGACAATTCGCGACACCGAGCGCACCGCCCGGATCTGGGAACAGGTCGCCGCCCTCGCAGGCGCGTACGAGATGCACCCCTGACGAGAACCTGCGCGGCCCGCTGCTCTCCGCGCTACCAACCTGATGACGTGAGCGAAGCACCCGTCCCTGATTCACTATCGTCATCAGGTTCGTAGCCAGGGACAAGCGTTGGCCTGCCGCGACGTGGGCACTGACCACCGTCCGGGCCGCGCTGTGCCGACAATGGCCACCCTCATCAAGGACGAGGCGGACACCAAAAGCGCATCGGCGCAGCTTGGGCACTCCAGCGAGGAGGTCACTGACACCTACTACACCGCCAAGCCCGTTCAAGCCCCGGACGTCTCGGAGATCCTTGAGCGACTCGGTGCCGACCGCAACGGGTGTCTCGCGCCCGGCGCGCCCAACGACGCACATGGATGACAAATCTGGTTGCCGACCACCGTCTCCGTGCCAGAGCCGAAGATCGGACAGTCCCATTGCCGGCCGCCGTTTCGGACGCCGCTGGTCGGGCCGGGGTAGACGTGGCGCGGCCACCGCGCGATCGTCTATGTGGTGTGGACGAGCCCCAAGATCTTGCGGTGGCCGCAGGCCACAACGTGGATCGCTACGGCTGGAGGGGGAGCGTCCTTACCGTTCTGTTCGCTCGGACCGCCTCGCGGCGTACCGTCGCGCTTTCCTCGAGTCGAAGCTCTATGTCGCGGCCTTGACGAGCAGGGCCTTGACGAGCAGGGCCGTGGCGGCACATGCGGCGATGGCGAGCACAGCGGGCCGGATCCTTCCCGAGTCGAGGCGCCTACGCAGCGGGGCCGCCAGTGCGAAGCCGACCGCCACGAACGGGAGCATGAGCAGGCCACCAATGACCGAGCGCCGTTCGAGATGATTGGCCAGTTGCAGCATGCTCAGTGAGCCGGCCGCGCCGACTACGAAGAACGCCGAAAGTGTGGCGCGCAGCTTGGCACCGCCCGCCCGCTGGTAAATGAGCGCCATCGGCGGGCCTCCGATGGCAGCTGTGGTGGCGGTGACTGCGGCGACGCCGCCCGCGACGGAGAGGGTCAGACGCGTGCGGGGCACGTCCACGGGAAGCAGGCTGATGCCCACGGCCACCAGCACGGTCATGGCGACCACGGCCTCCATACCGCGTCCGGGGAACGCGGCGATCAGCCAGACTCCGCAAATCGTGCCGGGGAGGCGGCCGAGCAGCGCCCAACCCAGGCCGGGAAAGTCGATGTGCCTCCACTCCCTGACCAGGGTCAGCAGCGGCAGCACCGTGCTGACGACCAGCAGCGACGCGGGCATCAGGGACGGGTCGGCGACGGTGATGACCGGTGCCGCCACGACGCCCAGGCCGAAGCCCACACTGCTCTGTACGAGCGCGCCGACGCACGCTGCGATCCCGACAACGAGCAGCAGTTGGTAGCTGAACATCGTCAGTAGGAGGTGCTCGGCGTCCACGGCCCGTGGGCACTGCGGAGCCGGGCGACCATCTCCCCCACGGTCGCGTCTGCGCGAATGGCGTCGATACATTCGGGCATGAGGTTGTCGCCGGCCTGGGCCGCGGCGGTGAGGTCGACGATGGCGGCGACGGCACGGGCGTCGCGGCGCTCCCGCAGCGCGGCCAGCGAGTGCACCTGGGCCTCCTCCAGCGCGGGGTTGACCCGTGACACGTCGAGCGGCTCGGTCCGGGCCGGGAACCGGTGGACGCCCACCACTATCGGCTCACGAGTCTCGACCTCGCGGGCGTACGCGTAGGCGGCACCGGACAGTTCCCGTGTCTGGGTTGTTTGTAGGAGGAAAGCCGCCGGCGGTGGGGCTGGGTCCGTCTTCGCCACAGCGGCACTATCCACGGTGGTCGTCGTCACGTGGATCATCGATTGCGTTCGTTGGGTCCGATGGCGCTAGTGCGGATGGGACGTTGTCTGTCGAGGGTGTAGGCAGCGGTCGCGAGGACCCCGCCCTGGACCTCGTCGGTGGCTGGCTCCCAGGTCGCCCCACCGAGGTGGTCCTCGGCCCTGTCGCTCGGGTGGTAGCCGATGGCGCGGCCGGCCTCACGGTCCCACCATCCCAGCTGGTTCGCCGAGACCCCATAGAAGGTCGCGTACGTGAGGTCGGGGGTTGACATTGCCGCGACGAAGGCGGCCGTTGCGTCTCTAGGGCTGAGCCAGGTGTGGCGGTGTCGAGGCTCGGTGGGACGAGGCCGGCAACTTCCGATGCGCAGGCACGCCACTTCAAGGCCAAACTTGTCGGCGTAGAGTCTGGCCACGGCTTCGCCCGCAACCTTGCTGACGCCATAAAACCCATCGGGGCGTACTGGCATGTCCGGAACCACCGGTACGGTCGTAGGGTAATAGCCGGTGACATGGTTGCTGCTGGCGAAGATGACGCGCGCAACGCTTGCCCGCCGGGCCGCCTCGAACACGTGGTAGGTACCGACGATGTTGACCTCGGTGAGGTCCCGGAAGTCGGCCTCGTCGGCTATTCCAGCGAGGTGGATGACGCCTTGGACGCCGGCCATTGCCTCGGTGAGGCCGGGCAGGTCCTGCAGGTCCAGGCTGTAAACGCGCTCGTTTGGCGACTCGGCGGTCAGCGGCTTGATGTCAAGCAGCCGCAGGCCCGGCACGACGGGGCGTAGTCCGGTACGCAGAATTCCACCGATCTGCCCAGCGGCCCCGGTGAGCAGCCACTCGCCGTCCAGCCTTGTCATCTTGCCTCCCATGGGTGGGGCGTCGCCGGCACGGCGGTCGCCGGAGCGGGTCGGCGCGGATACGGCTCGGCCATCGGTGTCAGTCGACCGGTCGCAGCCAGGTCAGCAGCGCAGGGTCAGCGGCCAGCCTGGCATCGAGCGTC
This region includes:
- a CDS encoding DUF1275 family protein, with the translated sequence MATIDSAPRCRLKWAPTRRSSDRQRRWRERMAVVLAVNSGATDAIGFLVLGGAFTSVMTGNLVLLGVAAAGPDAALAMNTGAAIASFILGCSLGTRIAGTPRPDDPVWPPAVTRALAVEAVVLTAYAVGWWVTGAQPSGQLQLALLALNALALGVQSSTVQRFGVPGLSTTYLTGTLTTVIARLTSGHRLRDVAQSVLTLLGLIAGAALGGLLAVRAPMWAPLVQLASLGIVLAAAAAAIQPALDNRNGAACGP
- a CDS encoding integrase, producing the protein MATLIKDEADTKSASAQLGHSSEEVTDTYYTAKPVQAPDVSEILERLGADRNGCLAPGAPNDAHG
- a CDS encoding sulfite exporter TauE/SafE family protein — encoded protein: MDAEHLLLTMFSYQLLLVVGIAACVGALVQSSVGFGLGVVAAPVITVADPSLMPASLLVVSTVLPLLTLVREWRHIDFPGLGWALLGRLPGTICGVWLIAAFPGRGMEAVVAMTVLVAVGISLLPVDVPRTRLTLSVAGGVAAVTATTAAIGGPPMALIYQRAGGAKLRATLSAFFVVGAAGSLSMLQLANHLERRSVIGGLLMLPFVAVGFALAAPLRRRLDSGRIRPAVLAIAACAATALLVKALLVKAAT
- a CDS encoding PadR family transcriptional regulator, whose protein sequence is MSLEHAILVSLLEQPACGYELARRFDRSIGRFWTATHQQIYRVSKRMESDEWITAEEVGQPGLPDKKLWLVTSTGRSALVA
- a CDS encoding NAD(P)-dependent oxidoreductase, which gives rise to MTRLDGEWLLTGAAGQIGGILRTGLRPVVPGLRLLDIKPLTAESPNERVYSLDLQDLPGLTEAMAGVQGVIHLAGIADEADFRDLTEVNIVGTYHVFEAARRASVARVIFASSNHVTGYYPTTVPVVPDMPVRPDGFYGVSKVAGEAVARLYADKFGLEVACLRIGSCRPRPTEPRHRHTWLSPRDATAAFVAAMSTPDLTYATFYGVSANQLGWWDREAGRAIGYHPSDRAEDHLGGATWEPATDEVQGGVLATAAYTLDRQRPIRTSAIGPNERNR
- a CDS encoding methylmalonyl-CoA mutase family protein, translating into MIHVTTTTVDSAAVAKTDPAPPPAAFLLQTTQTRELSGAAYAYAREVETREPIVVGVHRFPARTEPLDVSRVNPALEEAQVHSLAALRERRDARAVAAIVDLTAAAQAGDNLMPECIDAIRADATVGEMVARLRSAHGPWTPSTSY